CGGAGTGGTTAGCACCAATAGGAGGCCAATTCCCACAAAAACAGCCAAGCTGAGCACCAGATTCTGCCAGCCATTCCAATTGTTAAACTTGTCCCAGAATGTCATGGCCACTTTAGGAGAGTGATTGACCATACTAATCCTTCGCTATTTCAAAACAGAGTCCGGCAAAGAATGTGCATCTTAGATTGCGAGTCCGATGGCCCCATTCCCTACAAGGTATATAGCTCTCTAACACCGAATATTTCAGGGAGTTCCTGTGTCAGACAAAAATCTCACTTTTTACTCATTTCCCGGATCTTTTCGAGCAGATATCTGACGAGGGGGAAACGGGTACCTAACCGGACTGCTTCGGCGCTTTACAATTGCTGAATGAGCTCGCTAGGATACCTGCAAAAATTGACGGCGGATTTAGTCGATGGGGTAGATCGGCTTCCCGCCGCTTTTCGGGAAAGGCACATAAATTGGCTGACTGCCAACCAGAATCCCGATGGCGGTTTCAGTGGCCGCGAAGGGGGCTCCGATCTCTACTACACCGGTTTCGGCTTACGCAGCTTAGCCATTTTGCAGGGACTAACTCCCACGATTTGTGAAAAAGCGGGTGGCTTCCTCAAATCCAAATTGAATCAGCCCGCCAGTGTCATCGATCTTTTTAGTCTGCTCGTCGGTTCTTTCCTGGTCCGGCTCGGCGGCTACGATGTGTTTGCCGAAGCCCCCGCCGACTGGCCCGAACGGGTGGCCCAAAGCCTCGAACAATTTCGTACCGCCGACGGCGGTTACGCCAAAACGCCCGACGCCAGCTACGGCAGTACCTACCATTCCTTTCTGGTGGCCCTGGCGATTGAACTGCTCGAGAAGCCGATCCCCAATATTGAAGCCCTGGTCGAGTTCACTCGTCAGCGTCGACGGGACGATGGCGGCTACGTTGAAATCCCGGCCATGCGTCGCTGCGGGACCAACCCGACGGCGGCCGGGGTGGGCCTACTGCAAATCGCGAATGCTCTGGATGACTCTTCGCGAAACCTCGTGATTGATTTTCTCTTCCGATTAGTTGGGGAATTCGAAGGCGGTTTCCGGGCGAATGACCGCATCCCCACGGCCGATCTGCTCTCGACCTTCACGGCGTCCTGGACACTGGCCCAGTTGGGAGCCAAAGATCGCATCGACGTGGCCAACGTGGTCGCTTACGCGCAGTCGCTGGAAAGTTCCACCGGCGGTTTCAAAGGCGGCCTCTGGGATACCGCTCTCGATGTGGAATATACGTTCTATGGGATTGGTGTGATGGGATTGTTTGCCTGAGCTAAGCAGCGAACAAATCCTGACAGCCGAAGCGGTCGGTTTTCTGAATGGGATGGCCGCGCAGAAAATCGGAAGGGTTCATTTTCTTTTTCCCCGCCGGTTGCAATTCGAGAATTTCCAAAGCGCCGGGACTGCAATGCACAACTAACTTTTTTCCATCCGGGGAAAAAAGCGTGCTCGGCTCGCCGTGACCTTCGGTAAGGACACACCGCGCAATCATCACCCGCATCGGTTCTTTACCTTCGCGATGCAGAAACGTGTACGCCGTCGGCCAGGGCTGCATGGCCTGGATCTGCCGGGCCACCGCTTCCGCCGGGCGATTCCAGTCGATTAAACCATCTTCTTTCTTCAGCTTGGGCGCCTTGGTCACCAGGGCTTTATCCTGCGGCGTGCCCACCACGGGTCCCTGCTTCATCTGAGCGATGACATCCAGAGCCATTTGTGCGCCGATGGGGGCGAGGCGGGCTTCCAGTTCCCCGGCGGTTTCCATGGGTTGAATGAGGACCGATTTCTGAGCCAGCATATTCCCGGCATCCAGTCCGACCGACATGCGGATAATGGTGACGCCGGTTTCCGCCTCGCCGTGATAGATGGCCCAGGCGATAGGGGCGGCCCCACGATACTTAGGCAACAGAGAGGCATGAACGTTGATCGCCCCGATGGAGGGCAGGCCCAGGACTTCCTTGGAAAGAATCTGACCGTAGGCCGCGACGACTAAAAGATCGGGATTCAAATCTTTCAGCAGAGCCACCCCTTCCGGACTATTGATGCTCTCCGGTTGAAAGACTGGTACATTCTTCTCGGCAGCGATTTCTTTCATGCCGCGGCCGACCTGCCGCGTGGAACCGCGCTTGACGCCGGTTTCGCGGTCGGGCTGAGTGAACACCCCAACGACTGGATCGGGACCTTGCAGAAGATGTTCCAGGGTGGGCTCGGCAAAGGTGCCGGTGCCCATCATCACGATACGAATGGGGTTCATAGAGCAAGCAACCAACTAAAAGATTGAAGACCGATTCGATTATTTCTTCGTCCATTCCGTCAGGAATTTCAGAATCGCTTCTTCACTATAGCTGCTTCCTTTTTCCAATTCGTCCGTGTTTTTGGATTTCAGAAGTTTGCCGTCGGTGTCGAGAACGTAGATATGCGGGTAGCCTTTGATCGCGGGATACTTGGAAAGGAATTCCTCGTTATGCTGTTCTTCCGTCCAGGTCACTTTCATCAAGAGGAAATTATCGGTCAAAACTTTATTTAACGCTGGAGTCTTTTCGAGGAAGGCAGTCAAGATCTTGCACCATGGGCACCAGTCGCCGCCGACCTGCACCAGAATCCGTTTGTTTTCTTTCTTGGCACGTTGAATCGTGTCTTCGAGATCTTTGGCGGGGTTGCGCATTTCATCGTAATGAGCCACGGTATAAAAGGGGGCATCGCCCGTCGAGGCTTTCTCCGGGGCGGCTTCCTTATTCGGCTTAACTCCCGCGTCCTTGGCACTCGGGGGAACCGCGGCAGTGGCTTTCTCAGGCGTGCTTTCGCTGCTGGTCTTGGCTGGCAAGTCTTTCGGCTCACTTGTCACAACGCGCTGGGAGGGTGTAGAGGCCACCTCCTGTTTAGCACAGCCCGTCAGTCCTACGCAGAAGCCAGTACAGGCCAGGAAAATCGCCGTTCTTGAAAACTTCATAACAGAACCTCCCAGGAGTCGATGGTCTAAGAAATATTTCGCTCTCTTGCATTGTAGGGCATCGGGAATTTCCGCCGAGATTAAGGGATGTCTGTAAAAACACTGGATTTTTGGCTCGCGATCAAATAACTTTCACTTCGGGTGTACATAGAACACCCTGCTCAATGCCTTCAGGAATCTCAATTTTAATTCTGTGAATCGACACATTGGAGAGTGCATGTACCGCTTCCCCGGACTGGCGTTGCTCGCGTTGGCAATGACCTTCACCACCACTGCGCAAGACAAAAAAGAAACCAAATGGGAACCGCCGACTCCACCGAAAGGCTGGAAACTGGTTTCGAGCAAGGAGGGGACGTATCGCTGGTTCATCCCCGAGGATGTGAAACGCAGCGGCAGCCGGGATCGCACGATGACCGTCTCGGGAATCCGCGAACGAATTCAGATCAACGACTACTCTCTGAAAAACGGCGCCACCCTGGAAGTCTATAGCAGCGCGCTGAGCGGCCCCGCCCTGAAAGGCGTCAAAGTCAACGATGTGCTCGATATTTTCGTGAAGCAAGAGAAGGAAGACGGCTACAAAGTTTCGGAGCCCAAGGAAACCAAAGTTGGCGAGTTGAAGGCCAAGGAATATCGTCTCACCAAAGACAGCGCCGAAAAGCGGATGGTCCTGCTTTTTGCCCGGCCTCGTGTTTATGAATTCAGCGTGCAATCGACGGATAAGGCCTTCTTGGAATCTGAAACGGCCGACACCTTTTTGAAATCGCTGGTTTTAGTCCCGACCGAAGTTCTGCAGGCGGAGGCCAAAGCCCGTGCGGCCAAAGACGATGAAATCAACAAAGAGAACATGAAGAAGCTCGGCGCCAAATGGACCATGGACCTGAAGGAAATGACGCCGCCCGAAGGGGATGTGGTGGGCATGATTCATGGGAAAGAATTCAAATATGACATCGTGGAATTCAAAGGCAGCCGTTTGGTTCTCAAGAAGGGTAAAGATGTTTTCCCGGAATTTGAAGTAGTGGTGACGACGTTTCTGAAAGCGGATGAATCTCTGGAAGGCAAGACCTACAGCATCGCCCGAGCGCGATCCAATCCGCCGCAATCGCCCCATATCTCCATCTCGTCCAAGGACGCCGCCTCCAAACTTCCCAAAACCGATCTCTTCGTGGCCAATTACGCTCTGAAGCTGACATTTGGCACCAAGAACGATAAGGGAGAAATCCCAGGAACGATTTATCTCTCGACTTCCGATGCCTTCAAATCGTTCATCGCCGGTTCCTTCAAGATCCCGGCCAAGTAACCAATTTAGAAACACCAACACCCGCCTTTTTCCGGCGGGTGTTTCCGTTCATCAGTTTCTGAATTCCGCGTCTACGCCCGGGTCAGATCCTTCAGATCGGCCCGCTTATCCTCGTAAGTCGTGTTGTACGCCAGAACCGCCGGATTGGGGTCTTCCCCCCACTTGGCACAGGCCTGCTTGTAGATCGACGGCCACCAGTTGGTATGTTCGGTCAGTCCGGTCTCTTTCACCTGTTTCCAGTTGCTGACAATCTTGCTCCAGCACTGATCGCCGAAGGCCAAAGCTTCGTGAATGTCCTTGAACTGAGTGATGTACCAGCGCCGGCCAATCGCGGCGTGTAAGACCTCATCGGCCCAATCAAAATCCTGTATCGTCTTCATCAGCGGGATGCCACTCTCGGCCGCCGTTTCAAATTCGTAGCGCTTGCCGGTCTTCGGCATCAGGCCCTGCTCGATGAAATAGAGCACGCCGTGACGTTCCAGAGGCTTGCATTCGGTGTTCAAGCGCAGTGACCAGTTGTGGGTAATGCGGGCCTGGGTCCAATCGACTCCCATGGCCACAAAGCCGACTTCCCCCATCATGGTGTGGCGCGCTTCGTCCCAAAGCTGCCGGCTCATCTCCAGGTAATAACCCCAGGGTTTGCCCGGTGTCTGGATGATGATGCTCGCCATCATCTCCGGCACGTCGATTTCTCGAATCCGCTTGAAGAGCATCATCAGCGCCTTGGGCTTGGCGGGATACTGCTTGTCGTAAAGGAAGGCTTCCGGATTGACGCCCTGATTGTAAAGATCCTGAAAGCGTTCATCGCGTTTAGGTACCGCATCGTAAACGTACGGCGTCTGAGAATACCGCCGTTCACAGGGTTGATCTAGCGCCGGCCGACTGCCGCCGAGCCCCCCGGCGATCTGGAGTAACTCGCTCAGATATTTCGACCAGGGCTCCAGCGTCTGACGAACGCCCGGCTCTTCCAGACAGGCAATGGCTTCCCGCCCGTACTTCAGCATGTCTTGAATTTCGATACCGGCGTATCGGCAGACGCGATTCGAAGGGGCATCGGTCAGCGGGTTGGTCACTTGCATGTAATCCTGCAAGGCCCCCGTCAGCGCGGGTAGAGCGGTTTCGTAAAGACCGAAGAGCAATTCGAATGTTGTGGGGGCACAGAGGATTTCATCGAAGAAAATCTGCAACGCTTCGTGGGGAATATCTTCCAGACCCAACGGCGGTTCGCGCATTTCGCCGACACGGGTTCGCAAGGCCGAAACATGCTCGGCACAGAGATAAGCATGGTAGGAAAAAGCGGTCTTCAGTTCGTAGATCGGCTCGGAGGTGATCTTGGCGGTCAGAATTTCATGGAGCCGTTTGAACGCATAATGAAAGCGTTTCAGCCGGGTCACGCACTCTTCGATTCCCAGCCCGGGCTTCGCCGCTTGTTCCATGGAAGCCAGGCCGGCGAGAGGCGGAAGATTCCGATAGGTTTGATAGGATTTCATCGCAGCTGATCTTTCGACAGGGGAGAGAAATTCAAAGACGTCGTTAAGTTGAATCAGCCTATTCCAAAATCGCCGCCGGGTTAGTGAGCTTTCAGGGACACCTTCAAATCGGGGGAGACCACAATCCCGGAGCGCGGTATCGCATTGTTAGGCTCGGCTACTTCCAGCCAGACGACGAGTTCGTTGACACCCTCGAGAATGTTGTCTTTGGGTATGCTGAATTCAATGTTGGTGGTATCGGCTTTTCGAAGTATCTGCGGATCGACGAAATACATTCGAGTAATCTGGCCCAGTCGAACTCGCAGTACGGGCTGGCGTTCAAAAAATCCGGCTTGCAGTTTGTTCGCCTTCAGATGAAAGGTGCGAAGAGCGCCATCGGGAGAAGGAACTTCTTCCGGTTCGAACAATTCGTAGCTCATGATCTGGCGCGGCTGTTGGGCCCGCATCGGAGCAAAGCCCGGCCCGAATCCAGGTCCCCCTCGGCCGGGCTGAGGAAAGCCGAAGGCCTGCGCCGGGGCAGCGGGATTCGGCTGTTTGCCGTGTCTGCCGAGGGCAATCAGGATGAGAATGACTTTCGCAAACAGAATCGTCCCGATGATGGCGTTGCGAAGGGTGTGATTTTTCGGGGGCTGCTGTTCGTCCTGTTGCGGCTGGTTTTTTTTCGCCGGGGTTCGAGACTTGGTTTTGCTATCGGCGCGCAGCGGAGATTCGCACCGAAAACAGCTCGGTTTACCGTTCGACTCGTAGCTCCAGTCGTTATCCGCTCCGCAGGCCGGGCAAGTAATAAGCATTGTTTCTGGTTCTCAAAATCGAAGAGCTTCTTGGATACTGAAGCCACTTCTGCTAATTATAATCGAAATTCCCCCTGTCAATCCACCTGTAGGTTTTAATGCTCCGAATCGATCATGAAACTCGGTTGAGTTATTCCGAAGCGGTTATCGAGTCGGTCATTGAAGTGCGGATGACTCCGCCTTCTAACGAAGATCAGACTATTTTGGGGCATAAGATCCGCATCTCCCCGAGTGCCGCTCTGACGATCTTCCGGGACGGCTTCGGGAACCAGGCGCAGCTGTTTAGCGTGGTGCCGCCGCACAGTGAGGTTTTAATTCAAGCGGCCACTTGCGTCCGGGTCCATCGTCGCGACCCGCGAAAAATCCTGTCCGGTGCTCCGTGGCCGATCGACCAGAATCTCTCGGTAGAAGCAGTCGAATTTCTTCGCCCCAGCCCGTTAACCGAACCGTGTGATTCACTGCGGGCCTTCGCGGCCGAGTTACCTAAACTTCCCGGCACCCTTTTGGACGCCGTGCAGCTTCTGCTCGATACCGTTCGGGCACGACTAAATTATACCAAGCAGGTGACCGATGCTTCCACACCTGTTTCCAAAGCTCTGGAATTGGGACAGGGGGTCTGCCAGGATTTCTCGCACCTGTTCATCGCCGCAAGCCGGCAGCTCGGCCTGCCCGCCCGCTATGTGAGCGGCTACGTGAACGAACCGGGGGAGATTGCCACGCACGCCTGGTGCCAGATCTGGGCGGGGGCCGGGGTGGGCTGGGTCGATGTCGATCCGACCCGGAAGATTTTCTGCGGCAACGATCATATCCTGACGGCGGTCGGCCGCGATTTCAGCGATGTGCCGCCGAACAAGGGAGTCTGGAAAGGCGCCGGAGCTAAAGAAACGATCTCGGTTCTGGTGAACGTGCAAAAGATCGACCGGGTGCCTACGGAACTGACTGAATTGGCCTCTCCGGCCTGGACCAGCACCAGTGCGGAACAGGTGGGAACCAACAACCGGGCGTTCTTTCATCAGCAGCGCCGGATCATTTATCGCCAGCAGCAGAGCCAGCAGCAGCAGTGAGGCTATCCGCCCCGGGTTTTATTTTGCCCCGGTAGGAAACCCATTTGATTGCCCCGGGTAGGAAACCCGAGGCTCGAATCTGGAACCCCTCCGGGGTTCTAAAAATATTCATGGAAGCCCGGAGGGCTTCCAGAGAACAGACCCGGGTTGACCGCTTCGGTCTACCCGGGGAGAGATTCAATTCGGGAAACCGGGTGCCAAGGCGTAGCCAAGCCGAAATGCATAGTTGAATTCTCTTGGAAATTGACAGAAAAAAACCGTTTCGAGGCGCAAATTGCGATATTCGCAACCGGAACCAATAAGCCGATATAAAGCTGAGCAGATATTCGAATCATCTGAAGCCACGAATCCCAAAATAGATGCTTTGCTATCGGTAACTTTTCACGATCCAGACTACTTGTGGGTCGAATCGAAATGCATACAGATCTACGATAGCTCAGACCTTGAGCTGAAACGTATAGCGATAACATGTCTTGGACACCTTGCAAGGATTCATGGGAGAATATCCCCTAAAGCCGAGGAGATAATCAGAACAAGCCTTTCGAATGATTATCTCAAAGCTTATGCGGAGGATTCACTAGATGATGTGATGATGTTTACGAAAAAAGTTAATCGCGAAGACTGAAATAAAAAGGTTCCAAGGCTTGTGCTAGGTGCCAATGGCTAGGTAATTGGCAGTGCATTCATAAAAAATTGCTCACAAGATAAGCTTGGAAGCACTCCGCGAACTTCATTAGCATCTGGATTATTACAACCAGTAGAGATCAGCATATGATCGCTCAAAGAAGACTCGGGAAATCTGCTTTATTACTGGTTATGAGTTGCGGAATTGGCTACGCTCTTTCTACCGTGGTTGCCAACTTGGAACGCTACCAATTTTACACTGTTCGAAGCATCGTCACTGGTAAAACGTCTATCAATCTTATTGTGGAAGATCCTGGCGATAAAGATGCCTATCTCATGATAGTTACCTTTTTTCTCTCTCTTGGATTCCTACTTTCAATCGGAATTTTAAAGCTCTACTCAAAACTCAGAGTCTGTTCCAAAAGCCGGGATGAACCCTACAAATCCATGAGAAATTAGCCCGAAATAGGGACTTTTGGAACAGACTCTCAGTAAAACATAAAATTGTGGTTTAATCTCCAAGGCTGGTAACTCATGAACTTTCTCTACGAATCCGAATCTGGAACTAGATTAGAAGGACCTTCAATAAGCAACCTTAATGAACTTCTGTCTTTACTCGATGGGAAACGAAATAGCTACGCTTACCTTACTCGTTCGGATGGAAGCTATGTGCAAGTCGGAGGTGGACCAACCGATTTCACTGTCGAGGAACGGGAGATCTTTCCCGACGGCTCATTCAGACATAAAAAGGCAACCTTACCGGGTAATGATAAAAAGGAATGTCGACTAACTATAGGCGGAATGAGCGTCTCCGTGCGAGCAGATCAATTACTCAATCTCGCTTTGGTACAGCAAATCTTCCATACCTTCCGCCATGGAATCAAAACATCCGATTCATTACTTTGGGAAGATATGACAGCAATGTTTCAATAGTGACTTTAATTTCAGACGGGAGCACTGCTTCCGGAGCATAAAATTGAAGCCGGATGAAAAGATCATCCAATTTCTGACATAAAAATATCAAATATTCTTGTCTCAAGGGATTTAATCCGAAGAGATCAAAAAACTAACAAATTTCATTCGTATCATTTTGCCCCGGGTAAAAAACCCGAGGCTCAGTTCTGGAACCCCTCCGGGGTTCTAAAAATATTCATGGAAGCCCGGAGGGCTTCCAGTGGACAGACCCGGGTTGACCGCTTCGGGCTACCCGGGGGAGAAAACCAATTTCATTCGAATCCTAATGCCCCGGGTAAAAAACCCGAGGCTCAAATCTGGAAACCATCCGGGCTTCCAGACAACAGACCCGGGTTGACCGCTTCGGGCTACCCGGGGGGGAACAAATAAACCAATTTCATTCGAATCCTAATGCCCCGGGTAAGAAACCCAGGGCTCAGTTCTGGAACCCCTCCGGGGTTCTAAAAATATTCATGGAAGCCCGGAGGGCTTCCAGAGGACAGACCCGGGTTGACCGCTTCGGTCTACCCGGGTGTAGATTTCGGTCTACCCGGGGGAGGGAAATCACTCCCCCCACCCCGGCGGCGGGGCCTCAAAAGTCACCAGCTTCTGATCCTGGGGATGCGTGAAAGTCAATTTCCACGCGTGTAAACACAACGGCTGATCGTCTCGACCCAGCGTCTGAACTTCTCCCAATTCGCGATTCGGCCGATACATCGGATCGCCCACAATCGGCAGACCCAAATACCAGAGATGCACCCGAATCTGATTGGTCCGGCCCGTATACGGCGTCACCTTCAAAAGCGTCGTGCCATCTTCGAAAGATCGACTCAGTTCAAATTCGGTATGGGCCGGTAGACCATTCTCCTCATCAATAATCCTCGCGCCGCAATGTCCGGTGCTGGTTCCGATTGCGGCCCGGCATTCAAAATGTTTGGCCATCGGCGTTCCCTGCACTCGCGCCAAATAAACCTTCTGCACTTCCCCTCGTTCGAACTGCGGCTGCAAAATCTGGGCAAAACTCGCCTTCCGCGTAAACACGGCCACGCCGGAGGTATTGGCATCCAGCCGATGCGCCGGCCGCGGCTTCTGCGGAGCGTAGACTTCCCGCAAAATCGATTGCAGTGTATTGCGATTGAACCGGCCACTGGGATGCATAGGCAAAGGAACCGGTTTATTCAAAACGATCAATGCCGCATCTTCGTAAAGAATGCCGATATCGCCATTCACTTCCGGTTCGATTTGCAAACGCTCGCAGGTGTAGTACTGTTCGCCGGGATGAACGATCTGCGTTTCCACTACCGGTCGATGCTCGGCATCGACCACATTGCCTGCGGCACAACGCGATTGCCATTCTTCTCTCGGCAGATGGCCCAGTACATCGCAAAGAAATTCGAGGATCTGCCAGCCATCGTGCCGGGCATGGATTTTCAGAGGCCGATAATTATCCTTGGGTACACTTCCCGGCAACGGCGCGGTGACTTGTTTCAACCTTAGCCGATGTTCCGCGAGAGTTAATTCCTGTTGCTCTTGGGGTGTCCTGAAACAATGAGGACAGGAGACCCCTTCGACGTAATGCGGGTCGGCCACCTCCTCGGCCGAGAGTACGCGCTGGCAGACGAAGCAGAGGCCGCGGCCGGTTTCTTCGAGATCGGTCGCCAGACCGACACGCTTATCGAAAACAAAACATTCCCCGTCATAGTGTTCGCTGCCACACTCCTCGAAGTATTTCAGGATGCCGCCGTCAAGTTGATAGACGTGTTGAAAGCCCTGTTGCAGAAGAAAGGGGGCCGCTTTTTCGCAGCGAATTCCACCGGTACAGAAGGTGACCATCGGCTGCTCGGCCGAGGGTCGCGGCAGTTTATCGATGGCCGCGGGAAAATCGCGAAAATGTTGAATACCGATGGGTAGCGCATTGCGGAATGTTCCGAGATGCACTTCGAAATCGTTTCGGGTATCCAACAGCGTCACGGCCCGTCCTTCATCCAGCCAGCGTTTTAATTCCGTCGCGGAAATTCGCGGCGCCGGCTGACGGGCCGGATCGATGCCGGGAACCCCAAAAGCGATAATCTCTTTCTTTATCTTCACCAGCATCCGCGTGAACGGCTGATCTTCGCTTTCACTGATTTTGGGTTCCAGCATTTCCAGACCGGGAACGGAGCGGAGCGAGGCCAACAGCCGGTCGATATCGGCGGCCAGCCCGGCGACAAAGAGATTGATTCCTTCGGTGCTTAAAAGAATGGTTCCTTTAAGTCCCCAGGCCCGGCAATCGGCAATCAGTTGTTGGCGCAGAGTTTTCAGATCCGTCAGCGGAGCGAATTTATAAGCCGATATGTTGATCACTGCTGGCACCGACCAAGTCTCCCATCTACTTCGTTACTCCTAATCAGCGTAGCAAAAGTGGAAAAAATACGTAGAAATTGAACGCGAATGGATAGCTCTTTAAGGGCTTTTTGGTTGCACATCCATTCTTCTCTGCGCTCTCGGCGTGCTCTGCGGTTTCCCGAATTTGTCGATTTAAAATTCAGATATGGAGATTGATTTGCTACCGCTACTCAGAAAAGAGCTGGGCGAAAGCCAGCGCTTACTGAGCGGCACTGGCTTTTTTCAACGCTGCGTCCACAGCTTCCTTTTCGGTTCGACCAAACGCTTCCACCCGCCCCTTGGCCGTGAAGAAGGAGAAGGAGTATTTATCGCCTTGCTGATCGAGTGCAAAGCGGGTTGCCCCGAGTTGGGCGAGTTGCTTGCGCACCAAAGACCAGTCGGGAGCTTCCTCCAGCACTTCCGTCTTCAGTCCGATCCCTAACTCTTCGGGAGTCGGGATGCGGAATTCCCGGCGCGGTTTTTCCTCGGCGGTCTTGGCCCGGGCCGCGGGATTCTGCGCGCCCTTGGTCCCCTTCAGCAAGGGCGGGACATAAGTAGACTGTGCCCGCGCATCGAGCGGCGCTTGTCCCGTCGGATGCTGCGA
The genomic region above belongs to Telmatocola sphagniphila and contains:
- a CDS encoding prenyltransferase/squalene oxidase repeat-containing protein, which gives rise to MSSLGYLQKLTADLVDGVDRLPAAFRERHINWLTANQNPDGGFSGREGGSDLYYTGFGLRSLAILQGLTPTICEKAGGFLKSKLNQPASVIDLFSLLVGSFLVRLGGYDVFAEAPADWPERVAQSLEQFRTADGGYAKTPDASYGSTYHSFLVALAIELLEKPIPNIEALVEFTRQRRRDDGGYVEIPAMRRCGTNPTAAGVGLLQIANALDDSSRNLVIDFLFRLVGEFEGGFRANDRIPTADLLSTFTASWTLAQLGAKDRIDVANVVAYAQSLESSTGGFKGGLWDTALDVEYTFYGIGVMGLFA
- the fmt gene encoding methionyl-tRNA formyltransferase — encoded protein: MNPIRIVMMGTGTFAEPTLEHLLQGPDPVVGVFTQPDRETGVKRGSTRQVGRGMKEIAAEKNVPVFQPESINSPEGVALLKDLNPDLLVVAAYGQILSKEVLGLPSIGAINVHASLLPKYRGAAPIAWAIYHGEAETGVTIIRMSVGLDAGNMLAQKSVLIQPMETAGELEARLAPIGAQMALDVIAQMKQGPVVGTPQDKALVTKAPKLKKEDGLIDWNRPAEAVARQIQAMQPWPTAYTFLHREGKEPMRVMIARCVLTEGHGEPSTLFSPDGKKLVVHCSPGALEILELQPAGKKKMNPSDFLRGHPIQKTDRFGCQDLFAA
- a CDS encoding thioredoxin family protein, which encodes MKFSRTAIFLACTGFCVGLTGCAKQEVASTPSQRVVTSEPKDLPAKTSSESTPEKATAAVPPSAKDAGVKPNKEAAPEKASTGDAPFYTVAHYDEMRNPAKDLEDTIQRAKKENKRILVQVGGDWCPWCKILTAFLEKTPALNKVLTDNFLLMKVTWTEEQHNEEFLSKYPAIKGYPHIYVLDTDGKLLKSKNTDELEKGSSYSEEAILKFLTEWTKK
- a CDS encoding transglutaminase family protein, producing the protein MLRIDHETRLSYSEAVIESVIEVRMTPPSNEDQTILGHKIRISPSAALTIFRDGFGNQAQLFSVVPPHSEVLIQAATCVRVHRRDPRKILSGAPWPIDQNLSVEAVEFLRPSPLTEPCDSLRAFAAELPKLPGTLLDAVQLLLDTVRARLNYTKQVTDASTPVSKALELGQGVCQDFSHLFIAASRQLGLPARYVSGYVNEPGEIATHAWCQIWAGAGVGWVDVDPTRKIFCGNDHILTAVGRDFSDVPPNKGVWKGAGAKETISVLVNVQKIDRVPTELTELASPAWTSTSAEQVGTNNRAFFHQQRRIIYRQQQSQQQQ
- the trhO gene encoding oxygen-dependent tRNA uridine(34) hydroxylase TrhO, whose product is MPAVINISAYKFAPLTDLKTLRQQLIADCRAWGLKGTILLSTEGINLFVAGLAADIDRLLASLRSVPGLEMLEPKISESEDQPFTRMLVKIKKEIIAFGVPGIDPARQPAPRISATELKRWLDEGRAVTLLDTRNDFEVHLGTFRNALPIGIQHFRDFPAAIDKLPRPSAEQPMVTFCTGGIRCEKAAPFLLQQGFQHVYQLDGGILKYFEECGSEHYDGECFVFDKRVGLATDLEETGRGLCFVCQRVLSAEEVADPHYVEGVSCPHCFRTPQEQQELTLAEHRLRLKQVTAPLPGSVPKDNYRPLKIHARHDGWQILEFLCDVLGHLPREEWQSRCAAGNVVDAEHRPVVETQIVHPGEQYYTCERLQIEPEVNGDIGILYEDAALIVLNKPVPLPMHPSGRFNRNTLQSILREVYAPQKPRPAHRLDANTSGVAVFTRKASFAQILQPQFERGEVQKVYLARVQGTPMAKHFECRAAIGTSTGHCGARIIDEENGLPAHTEFELSRSFEDGTTLLKVTPYTGRTNQIRVHLWYLGLPIVGDPMYRPNRELGEVQTLGRDDQPLCLHAWKLTFTHPQDQKLVTFEAPPPGWGE